One Psychrobacillus glaciei genomic region harbors:
- a CDS encoding VOC family protein, with amino-acid sequence MKYQNKPYTFVELVDLKVTDLDRSLKFYEEVVGFKVLEKKDNKILLTADGKIALLSIEQPENVVLKQENTTGLYHFALLLPSRADLGAVLQHFIDINMRIGAGDHLVSEALYLNDPDGNGIEIYTDRPESEWTWNGEYVEMATLQIDAQSILKEGANTDWAGLPDGTVMGHIHLQVADLAKTEKFYHLLGFGVATPNYPGALFMATGKYHHHIGLNTWAGVGASPTAENATGLEAFTLVYPSNEVLNDTLENLKTNNVSVVEESGMYITKDPSQNKIKLIVK; translated from the coding sequence ATGAAATATCAAAATAAACCTTACACATTCGTGGAATTAGTAGATTTAAAAGTAACGGACTTAGATCGTTCTCTTAAATTTTATGAAGAAGTGGTTGGATTCAAAGTACTTGAAAAGAAAGACAATAAGATTCTTCTTACTGCAGATGGAAAAATAGCGCTTCTATCTATCGAACAACCAGAAAACGTTGTTCTGAAACAAGAAAATACAACAGGCTTGTATCACTTTGCACTGTTGTTACCAAGTCGAGCAGATTTAGGAGCAGTATTGCAGCATTTCATCGATATCAATATGCGAATAGGAGCTGGAGATCATTTAGTAAGTGAAGCACTATACTTAAATGATCCTGATGGAAATGGCATCGAAATTTATACGGACCGACCAGAATCAGAGTGGACTTGGAATGGTGAGTATGTTGAAATGGCTACTCTTCAAATCGATGCTCAAAGTATTTTGAAAGAAGGCGCGAATACAGATTGGGCTGGCTTACCAGATGGAACTGTTATGGGACATATCCATCTACAAGTTGCAGATTTAGCTAAAACAGAAAAATTTTATCACTTATTAGGATTCGGAGTTGCGACACCAAATTATCCAGGAGCTTTGTTCATGGCAACAGGAAAGTACCATCATCACATCGGATTAAACACTTGGGCTGGAGTTGGTGCATCACCAACAGCAGAAAACGCGACCGGTCTCGAAGCATTTACATTAGTATATCCGAGCAATGAAGTATTGAACGACACACTCGAAAACTTGAAAACAAACAATGTATCGGTCGTCGAAGAAAGCGGTATGTACATTACAAAAGATCCATCGCAAAATAAAATCAAATTAATCGTAAAATAA
- a CDS encoding SDR family oxidoreductase: MNLGLTNKRVIVLASSKGLGKATALQFAKEGAKILISSRNVEELKKAAEEIKSVSNNHEVYFEVCDVTKEDDINRLFQTANAKLGGVDILVNNAGGPTPGGFAQVTDEDWNAAFEKNLLSYIRTIRLALPYMKEQNFGRIVNISSSSTKEVLDGLILSNTFRLGMVGLSKSISREYAGNNILINTVGPGRIQTDRVTELDQMSAEMKNMSLDEIREGFKQIIPAGRYGEPEEFANIIVFLCSEANTYMTGQNIVVDGGMLKAL, from the coding sequence ATGAATTTAGGACTTACCAACAAACGAGTCATCGTTCTGGCATCTAGCAAAGGACTAGGAAAAGCAACCGCTTTGCAATTTGCAAAAGAAGGCGCAAAAATACTCATTTCAAGTCGAAACGTGGAAGAATTGAAAAAAGCTGCTGAGGAAATAAAGTCAGTGAGTAACAATCATGAAGTCTATTTCGAAGTTTGTGACGTGACAAAGGAAGACGACATTAACCGATTATTTCAGACAGCAAACGCAAAACTTGGCGGCGTGGACATTCTAGTAAATAATGCTGGCGGCCCTACTCCTGGAGGCTTTGCACAGGTAACGGATGAAGATTGGAATGCGGCATTCGAAAAAAATCTACTAAGCTATATTCGCACAATCCGCTTAGCTCTCCCATACATGAAAGAACAAAACTTCGGCCGAATTGTCAATATCTCCTCCTCTTCTACAAAAGAAGTATTGGACGGTCTAATTTTGTCGAACACCTTCCGTTTAGGGATGGTCGGACTTTCGAAAAGTATCTCTCGCGAATATGCAGGCAACAATATACTAATCAACACAGTCGGACCAGGTCGAATTCAGACGGATCGTGTCACGGAGCTTGACCAAATGTCCGCTGAAATGAAAAACATGTCACTTGATGAGATTAGAGAGGGATTTAAGCAAATAATACCAGCCGGCAGATACGGCGAACCCGAAGAATTCGCAAATATTATTGTATTTTTGTGTTCCGAAGCAAATACATATATGACTGGACAAAACATAGTCGTAGATGGCGGCATGCTGAAGGCACTATAA